TCTTTAAAAGGCTTCTCTTTTCCAGGAGCATTATAGCTTCACCCCTTGAAGAGACCCCGTTCTTCTGTAATTGTACAGCAGGTGGCAGTGCAAGGCAATGAGATGAcaagaatacagactaacacagctgctactctgaaacctataagaaGGTTGTCATTCTTTAATATTTCAGGCTTTCCCCCCTAAACAAGATACAATcaagcaaaaaacaacaaaccaaccCCACAACTTTGAGTGATTGTGAGATTCGTACAAGGAACGTGGAAGATTTATTATTAGAATTGTGAAAAATgcgaaagaaacaaacaaacacacacacacacacacacataattaaACAAACTAAAAGCTTAGTTAAATAGCATAAAGCTTGTCTATTCCTCAGTCATACACTGAAAAGTTTGTAAGGCTGCCCCTGCAAAGCCAtgagagggaagggaacagagagGCATGGTCCATCTTTTAAGCAGCTCTGCATTCCAGCatctttctgaaacttttccGAAAACTGTCATCCAAGAAAGCATACAAGAAAGGATTCAAGCATGAATTGGCATAGCTCAAACTGGTGATGAAATAGGAGATACCTATGACTACAGAGGTCTGCGCTAAGTCAGTGGTCAAAGCCACGATGGTGGCCAGGTGGAAGGGGGTCCAGCAGAAGAGGCACACAGCCAGGACGATGAAGACCATAATGGTAACCTTCTTCTTGGCTTTGTCCAGGGCTTTAGCATTTGAATTCAAGTGCATGTTCCTCAGTTTATACAGCATCATGGTATAGAGAATGCAGATGGTGGATACAGGAATGGCAAAGCCAAGGATTAGGGTATAGATCCTGCTGGCCTTGAACCAAAACCTCTCAGGTTTGGGGAAATTGAGACCACAGCTCTTGATCTCCAGGCCATCTACATAGACGTTGGCAAAGATGATGAAAGGGAGAACTATGATGGTGACCAGGGCCCAGATGCACAGACTGACAATTCTGGCTGCTCGATAGGTACGATGGGGCATCCTCTTGGACCGGACAGTGGCCAGGACAACCAGGTACCTGTCTATACTCATCACTGTGAGGAAATAGATGCTAGAGAAGATGTTGTAGTGGTCTATGGACAGGATGATCTTGCAGAGGATTTCTCCAAAGGGCCAGTAGTGCAAGAGATGCTCAGCAATGTTAATGGGTAGGACCAAAGTGAACAAGTCATCAGCTATTGCTAGGTTCAGGATGAACATGTTGGTCACTGTCTTCATCTTGGGGGCCTTGAGGATCACATAGATGACAGCGGTATTGCCTGTGAGCCCCACTGCACAGATAGCAGAGTAAATCACTGGGAGGACCACGTAGAAGTCAGGAGACTGTTCATGGAAGGTGAAGTTGGACCTTGTGCCATTGTCCAAGTACCTGCCATCACTTGTATCATTGCAGGTGGTGTTCAGATTGCTTACCCTGAAATTATTTTCCATGCCTGCTTTCAGGGATAATGAACTGTATTCAGATTTCATTGCAGATCTTTACAGCTTGACAGGGAGAGCACCACATTGATGGTGAAAAGAGGCTCACATTTCAGTTGGACACTCATTATTTTCTGAAGGAAGGTAGGAACCGTGGCTGGAATTGGATGTCTAGTTCCCTTGTAAAAGTTCAAATTTTTCGCTCAGCAGTGGCAAAAAGATGCCATTAAACCACCCCCCCGCTGGTGAAATCTGGGGTTCCTCAGACCAAATGAGAGAgggaaataaaacacacaagagCTCTGCAATCTTATGCACATCAGTCTGAGTAGTAGCTTTGCGGTGCTAGAAAAGTCAGGGCAGCTCCAGATGAATTGGCTGGAGCAAAGATCCCTCTTCGGTTAGACGGGAGCAAAACACTGCAGGTGGGGTGAGCTCTGTGCCCAG
This genomic interval from Lepidochelys kempii isolate rLepKem1 chromosome 13, rLepKem1.hap2, whole genome shotgun sequence contains the following:
- the NPBWR2 gene encoding neuropeptides B/W receptor type 2 — translated: MKSEYSSLSLKAGMENNFRVSNLNTTCNDTSDGRYLDNGTRSNFTFHEQSPDFYVVLPVIYSAICAVGLTGNTAVIYVILKAPKMKTVTNMFILNLAIADDLFTLVLPINIAEHLLHYWPFGEILCKIILSIDHYNIFSSIYFLTVMSIDRYLVVLATVRSKRMPHRTYRAARIVSLCIWALVTIIVLPFIIFANVYVDGLEIKSCGLNFPKPERFWFKASRIYTLILGFAIPVSTICILYTMMLYKLRNMHLNSNAKALDKAKKKVTIMVFIVLAVCLFCWTPFHLATIVALTTDLAQTSVVIGISYFITSLSYANSCLNPFLYAFLDDSFRKSFRKMLECRAA